The region GTCACCCCCGAGACCAAGGTGTCGACACTCCTTCTCGTGCTCGCCCCCACCGTGTTCCTGGCGATGCGGTCCCCGCTGCTGTGGGTCGCCCTGCCGACTCTGGTGTGGCGCTTCACGTCGAGCAACAGCCTGCACTGGGGGACCGGCTTCCACTACTCGCTCGTCCTGATGCCGATCGTCTTCGCGGCCTTCATCGACGCCCTGGTGCGACGTGGGACGAGCGGGCGCAGTCTGCGCCGCTACCTCGTGGGCTCCGCCGCGATCACCCTCATGGTCCTTCCGAACTTCTCTCTGTTCCAACTGGTCCAGCCGGACACCTGGCGGACCGACCCTCGCGTCGCCGTCGCCCATCACCTGATGGACAAGATCCCCGACGGCGCCAGGGTCCAGGCGTCCAACGAGCTGGCACCCCAGCTCGTCCACCGTACGAGCGTCGGCCTCTACGGCTCGCCGGGCAGCCGCCCCAACCCTCAGTGGATCATGGTGGACACATGGGTTCCGGACAGTGGACGAGGGTGGCCGGGCGAGCCACTGAGCATTGAAGCGGAACAGTCGCAGTTGGCGGAGAACCGCCGTACGGGGTACGACCTGGTGGCGGAGCAGAGCGGCTTCGTGCTGCTGCACCACCGGGAGGCGATGCCGCACCACCGGAGCTGATCGGGCCTCGAAGGCATTCGCCGGGGCGTCCGTCCGGACCGGCTCTCCCGGGTGCCGGTGGCCGCCGCCGTCCACCCACATCTTGTGCGGGCAGGGTGGTGGGACGGGCGGCGGCGATCACCGTCACACAGGAGCTCCCGGCCCTGTCCGCAGCGGTTCTTCGCGACGCGATCCACTGCCCCTTTGGGGCATGACGACGTAGCGGGAGTCCTCCAGAAGCCCCAGCAGATACTGGCCGTATCCGCTCTTGAGCAGCGGCTGGGCCAGCTGCCGGAGCCGGTGGTCGTCGATCAGGCCTGCCCGCCAGACCGCCTCCTCGACGCAGCCGACCTTGAAGCCCTGGCGCTCCTCGATCACCCGAACGAATTCCGAGGCCTGAACCATGGAGTTGAAGGTTCCGGTGTCAAGCCACGCGGTGCCCCGGTCGAGCCGGGTGACGTGCAGCGCCCCGGCCTCCAGATAGACGCGGTTGAGGTCGGTGATCTCCAACTCGCCCCTGGCACTCGGCCGTAGAGCGCGGGCGATGTCCACGACCTGGTTGTCATAGAAGTACAGTCCGGGCACGGCGTACCGGGAGCGGGGCCGGTCCGGTTTCTCTTCGATGGAAAGCGCTCGGCCCAGTTCGTCGAACTCCACCACGCCGTAGGCCGAGGGG is a window of Streptomyces mirabilis DNA encoding:
- the rfbA gene encoding glucose-1-phosphate thymidylyltransferase RfbA, whose protein sequence is MRGILLAGGTGSRLWPLTRSVSKQLLPVFDKPMVYYPLTTLVMAGVREILIVTTPEDQFQFRRLLGDGTQLGLRLEYMAQERPEGIAQAFVLGADFIDGEPVALILGDNIFHGSGLGTRLARHDDLKGGRVFAYQVANPSAYGVVEFDELGRALSIEEKPDRPRSRYAVPGLYFYDNQVVDIARALRPSARGELEITDLNRVYLEAGALHVTRLDRGTAWLDTGTFNSMVQASEFVRVIEERQGFKVGCVEEAVWRAGLIDDHRLRQLAQPLLKSGYGQYLLGLLEDSRYVVMPQRGSGSRREEPLRTGPGAPV